A window of Kribbella sp. NBC_00382 genomic DNA:
CCACCACGAGCACCGGCAACTCCACGCCGGCCCACTGCGACGCATCGAGCGGCTTGCCGAACGCGTTGTCCCCGACCACCGCAGCGTCGTACGGGAGCGTATGGGCGACCGCCTTCAGCCCCTTCCACGCCGGCATCAGCTTCATCAGCGTGACGACGATCCCGGGCAGCCCGATCCCCTTCGTCATGAAGTACCTGATCGCGTCCCCCGGCCGATCCGACAACGCCTCGAGGTCAGCCACCCACGTCCGCGGGATCGCCTTCCGGCTGTCGTCGACCACGTACGGCGCCTCGAACACCACCAGCTTGCTGATCGGTACCCCCGCCGCCGCGGCCCGCAACGCGAGCGCCGCTCCCGACGAGGACCCGTACACGTACGCCGACCCGCCCGCCGCCTCGATCACCGCGGCCAGATCCTCGATCTCC
This region includes:
- a CDS encoding alpha/beta fold hydrolase, yielding MNTVESKDGTTIAYDRAGDGPVVILVDGALCSRAQGPMPELAGLLAAGFTVYTYDRRGRGDSGDAAEYEVEREIEDLAAVIEAAGGSAYVYGSSSGAALALRAAAAGVPISKLVVFEAPYVVDDSRKAIPRTWVADLEALSDRPGDAIRYFMTKGIGLPGIVVTLMKLMPAWKGLKAVAHTLPYDAAVVGDNAFGKPLDASQWAGVELPVLVVGGGKSPAWMRTSVKAVAEAVPGAVHREIPGQNHMIKASAIAPVLTEFFGRSR